A segment of the Geoglobus ahangari genome:
TCATGCTTTTAATGGACGGTCTGCTGAACTTCTCGAGGGAGTTCCTGCCGGACAAGAGAGGTGGACAGATGGACGCACCCCTCGTGCTCACGGTCATCCTCGACCCGAAGGAGGTCGACGGAGAGGTGCACAACATGGACGTCTGCGAGAGATACCCGCTGGAGTTCTACGAGGGGACGCTGAGGTGTGCTCATCCAAAGGAGTTTGTTGGAGTGATAGAGAGGGTGGAGGACAGGCTCGGAGATGAGAGGAAGTACTTCGGGCTCAGGTTCACCCACGACACTGAGAACATCGCTCTGGGTGTCAAGAGCAGCGCCTACAAGACGCTGAAGTCCATGCAGGATAAGGTCAAGCACCAGATGGAGCTCGCGAGGAAAATCAGGGCTGTGGACGAGCACGATGTTGCTGAAAGGGTGATAACCTCCCACTTCCTCCCCGACATAATCGGAAACCTGAGGGCGTTTTCGAGGCAGGAGTTCAGGTGTGTCAACTGCAACGAGAAGTACCGCAGAATCCCGCTCTCTGGCAAGTGCAGGAGGTGTGGCGGCTCGCTTACACTCACAGTCCACGAGGGGTCAATAACCAAGTACCTGAACCTCTCCAAGGAGCTTGCCGAAACATACAACGTGAGCAACTACACGAGGCAGAGGATAAAGCTGATAGAAGTGGAGACGCTGTCCCTCTTCGAGAGCGAGCTCAAAAGACAGATAAAGATAGACGAGTTCTTCTGACCATGAAGATCCAGATAATGGGTGCCGGTGCCCTCGGAAGCCTGTTCGGTGCGCTTCTGCTCAAAGCAGGATTCGACGTGGTTTTTGTTGCGAGGGGCGAGCAGCTGAAGGCTCTGCAGAGTAGAGGGCTGGAGGTATCAGGGCTAATGGAGGAGCACTTCGACGTCACAGCCGTCAGCGAACCCGTGGACGCCGATCTGGTGTTTCTGACAGTCAAAGCCTACGACACCGAGAATGCCGCGAGGCAGCTTGAGAAGGTGAGGTTCAGGGCGATCTGCAGCCTCCAGAATGGGGTTGGGAATGAAGATATTCTCGCAAGGCACTTCGACAACGTGGTTGGGGGCGTGACAACCTATGGAGCGAACCTGAGGGAGCCGGGACACGTAATCTACGCCGGGGAGGGCATGACGCTCCTCGGGAACTTCAAGGGCAGCGGAGCAGAGGACTTCGAGCTCGTCCTCAGAGAGGCCGGGGTGAACGTTGAAGTCGTCGAGGACATAGAGCGCAGGATATGGGAGAAGGCATGCATAAACGCGGTCATCAACCCGATCACGGCGGTCTGCAGGGTCAGGAACGGGAAGATCGTCGAGGTGCCGGAGCTGTGGGATGTCGCGAGGAGGATAGCGGGGGAGTGCAGAGAAGTTATGAGCAGGATGGGCTACGACGTTGATGTTGAGAGAGCTGCAAAAGATGTTGCGGTGAGGACGAGCATGAACAGGTCCTCCATGCTCCAGGACATCGAGAAGGGGAGAAGGACTGAGATAGAGTTCATAAACGGGGCGTTCGTGAGGAAGGCGAGGGAGTTCGGGATTGACGCCACGTACAACGAGATCATGGTAAAGCTCGTTAGGGGGATTGAGCTTGGAGTGGATTGACGTTCTGGTAATCTCAATGCTCCCGATCTCTGAGCTGAGGGGCGCGATACCCTACGCGGCGATAAAGGGACTTCCCCCCGCTGAGGCGTACGTGGTCTCCGTAATCGGGAACTTTCTTCCCGTCCCCTTCATCCTTTTCGTCCTCCACAGGGTCGAGGGGCTGATAAGGAGGATTCCCCTGATCGGGAGGCTCTACGAGTACGCTCTAAGCCTTGCTGAAAAGAGGAGGGGTGCTGTCGAGAGGTACGGTTACCCCGGGCTCACACTCTTCGTGGCCATTCCGCTGCCGGTTACAGGAGCGTGGACTGGCAGCCTGATAGCGTTTCTCCTCGGGCTTAACGGCAGGAAGGCGATGCTGTTCATCCTGCTGGGGATAATGGTCGCCGGAGTAATCGTGCTCTCAACAGCATACGGGATTAAGTTCATTATTTTCAGTTAAAAATTATTAGATTTCAATACAAACAGCCTTTTCTGGGTTGAAAAGGGCGATAGGAGAGCTGCAAAAAGCTTTAAAACCTGACGCCATAGCATATATGTCGAGTGGTGATAAAAATGACAGCAGACATCCCAGTCAAGGAGATAATGACACGAGAGGTCTGTACGGTCTCAAAGGAGGACTCTGTGCTCAACGCTTCCAGAAAGATGATAGAGTACGGCGTCGGGAGCGTTGTTGTCGTTGAGGACTCGAAGCCCATTGGAATCGTGACCGAGAGGGACATAATAGTCAAGGTAGTGTCGAGGAACAGGGTTCCGGCAGAGGTGACGGTCGAGGAGGTCATGAACTACCCGCTCATCACCGTCACGCCAGAAACCAGCGCGAGAGAGGCTGGGATGATCATGCTCAGGAAGGGCATAAGGAGGCTCCCTGTCGTTAACGGAGATGCGCTCGTCGGCATCGTGACCGACACTGACCTGCTCTCATACTCCATAGACCTCGGAGAGTACATGGGGCTGATAAGGGAGGAGACCTACGTCAGAGAGGAGGTCGAAGTCGGCAAGTGCGAGAAGTGCGGCAGAATAGCCGAGCTGATAGACGCAGACGGCATGAAGGTCTGCGAGGACTGCTATGAGACGATCTGAGGGTGATCGCATGGTCAAGAACAGCAGGTTCGGATCGGTTATGGATCTCGCCTCGACCAACGTCATCACGATCCCGCCCACATCAACGATAATGACCTCAATGAAGACCATGGTCAAGTACAGCTTCAGGAGGGTGCCCATAGCAGATGCGGGAACGAAGAGGCTTGAGGGCATCGTCACGAGCATGGACATCCTCGACTTCCTTGGAGGAGGGGACAGGCACAGACTCGTCAAGGACAAGTACATGGGCAACCTGATCGCAGCCGTTAACGAGGAGGTCAGGGAGATAATGGAGAAGAACGTCATGAGCGTCCACTACTCAAGCTCATGGGAGGACGCTTTAGAGCTCATGCTCCAGCACAACGTCGGCGGAGCGCCGATAGTTGACGACGAGGACTCGATTGTGGGTATAATAACCGAGAGAGACATAATGGTCTTCCTCGCCTCGAGGGCGAGGTACGATGGCAGGGTTAAGGACTTCATGACGAGGGGTGTCATCACCGCCGAGCCGGAGACGAGCATAGAGGACGCAATAAAGCTCATGGTCAGCAAGAGGTTCAGGAGGCTGCCGGTGGTCAAGGACGGGATTCTGCTCGGCCTGCTCACATCCTCAACACTCGTCCACTACTTCTCGGGCGAGGCGTTCAAGAAGCTGATAACCGGCAACGCTGAGGACGTGCTCTCACAGCCGATAACCACGATACTCAACAACGAGAAGGTGCTGAAGTACAGGGAGCCGCTCGTCGTTCACCCGGAGGACAGCGTAACCGACGTCGTCAGGAAGATGATCGAGAAGAATCAGGCCGCTGCGCTCGTCGTGAAGGACACGCTCGAGGGGATAATCACAGAGAGAGACCTGATGAAGTTCCTATGCACGGTAAAGTGCTGACATGTTCGTCTCAGAAGCCCTCGGACTTTCGAGACACGCCGGGAGAAAGCTCGAGGAGAAGAACATACTGAGGCGTGCTTTCATCCCGCACCCCTTCTTTTCTGATGTTATTGAAGCCCTCAGGTTCGACAGGAAGTTTGGAGAGATTGAGGAGGGCAGCCTTGTAGCCAAAACCGTAAACGGCGTTAGGGTCGTCAGGGGCTTTCCCAAGATCAGAAGAGCGCTGACCCTCAAACCGACCATTAGAAAGCACTTCGAGAAGGAGGTTGCGGTCGAGGAGAAGATGAACGGCTACAACGTGAGAATAGCGAGGTTCGGGAAAAACCTCTACGCGATGACCAGAAGAGGGTACATCTGCCCCTACACCACCGAAAAGGCAAGGGAGCTCGTAAACCCGGATTTCTTCAAAGACCATCCGAACCTCGTCCTGTGCTGCGAGGCTGTGGGCGAGGAGTCGCCCTTCGTCCCCAAGAGCCTGTACGGAATAGAGAGGCTCGACTTCTTCGTTTTCGACATCAGGGAGGAGAGAACGAACACACCGCTCAGCATAGAGGAGAAGATAAGGCTCTGCGAGGAGTACGGGCTGAAATACGCACCCCTCCTCGGGGTCTTCGACGTCAGGACGGCGCATGAAGAGGTGAGGGAGATAATAGAGAGGCTCGGCAGGGAGGGAAGAGAGGGCGTGGTGATGAAGGATCCTGAAATGAGGCTCGAGCCGCTGAAGTACACGACCTCCGAGACGAACGCCGGGGATTTGAGGTACGCCTTCAGGTACTTCAACGACTACGGCAAGGACTTCATGTTCTCGAGAATCGTGAGGGAGGGGTTCCAGAGCTTCGAGTTCAACGAGAGCGAGGAGGAGTTCAGGGAGAGGTGCCTGAGGCTCGGGATGGCGATACTGGAGCCCATGGTCAGGAGCATAAGGGAGGTTGCCGAGGGAGGGAAGGTTGTCGAGAGGGTGAGGCTGAGGTTCAGGGAGTTCGAGGTCATGAACCTCTTTCTGGAGCACATGAGAAGCACAGGGGTCGACTTCGAGGTCGCGGACATAAGGAAGGATGGCGGGGAGATAGTGATCTGGATAGAGAGGATCATGAGGAGCACCACGGACAAGATAAGGAACCATCTGGAGGGTAACCCGTGGTGAGCGTTGGGATTGATGCCGGAACTAAAAGCTACGGGGTTTTCGTTCTTGAGGAGGGAGAGCACTACGAGTTCTCCTCTTCCAAGGTCAAGGAGAGCCCCGAGGACTTCGTGGAGTTCCTCCAGTCGCTCGACTTCGACGTTGCCGCTGGTCTCTCAGGCTACGGACTGCCGGTAAAGAGGCTGTACGAGATTTCCGAAAAGGAGTTTGCGCTGATGACTCTGAACTTCGACAGAGAGCAGTCCCTCGGGATGAGGAGGGTTATAGAGCTTCTGAGGGAGAAAAGGCTCAACATCCACACAATTCCGGCGGTGATACACCTCCCAACCGTTCCGGACTGCAGGAAGGTGAACAGGATAGACATGGGCACGTACGACAAGGTGTGCAGCGTGGCATACGTCCTGCACGAGTTTGGTGTGGACGAGACGTTCATCCTCGCCGAGCTCGGATACGGCTTTAACGCGTTCATTGCGGTGGAGGAGGGCAGAATTGTTGACGGAATTGGAGGGACGTCCGGCTTTCCCGGGTACTCCAGCATTTCTGCAATTGACGGGGAGCTCGCCTACCTGATGGGGAGGATCACCAAGGACGTCATCTTCAGCGGGGGCCTTAAGAGCTACTTCGAGGCGAGAGGTAAGGATTTTGATGCAGACGTCTTTGCGGAGTGGGTCATGAAGGGGATAAGGGCGCTTACGGCAGTTGTTGATGCGAAGAAGGTTTATTTGTCCGGCAGGTTCGCCGGTGCGGTCGCAGAAAGGGTTGGAGAGCACTTTGAAGTTGTTGACCTGAGCCACGCTGGTGGTAAGGTCTCGGCAATTGGCGCAGCGGTTATAGCGAACGGTTATGCGGGCAAAGAGGGGAGAGAGGTCGTCGAAAGGCTCGAGCTCATGAGGGCGAGCGGGACGGTTCTCGACCACCTGACCCCAGACGTGAGGAAGAGGATAAGGTTCGATCACAATTTTTAACTATTACCCGTGCAAAAATTCGTCCGTGATTGTAACCTACTCCCGCAACGTCTTCATCCCCCTCACGAGGGTGTGCCGGAACAAATGCTATTACTGCGGCTTCAGAAAGGACGATGGTCTGGTTATGGAGGCTGATGAGGTGGAGGCTCTTCTGAGGGCAGCTAAGAATTCAACCGAGGCACTATTCACCTTCGGCGAGGGGGCTGACGAGTTCTCCCACGTGAGGGAGTGGCTTAAAGAGAGGGGGTTTAGGGATCTCACGGACTTCGTGGTCTTCCTGAACAGGCTTGCGGTGAGGCACGGCCTACTGCCCCACACGAATGCGGGCGTGATCTCGAGGGAGGAGATGAGGAGGCTGAAGGACTGGAACGCGAGCATGGGCCTGATGCTCGAGCAGGCCGTCGAGCTCGAGTGCCACGCTGAGAGCCCGGGAAAAAAGCCTGAGGAGAGGATAAGGGTTATCAGAGAGGCTGGAAGGCTCGAGATTCCATTCACCACGGGAATCCTCGTGGGGATCGGGGAGAGCAGGGAGGATCGCCTCTACTCTCTCGAGGTTATTGCAGATCTGGCCGACAACTACGGCCACATACAGGAGGTGATCGTGCAAAACTTCTCGCCGAAGAAGGGGACGAGGATGGAGAGCTGGCCGCAGCCGAGCATTGAGGACATGATCGACGCCGTCAGGTACGCAAGGAGGGTTCTGCCAGATGACGTTGCCGTGCAGATCCCGCCAAACCTCGTTGAGGACATAACGCCATTCGTAGATGCCGGAGCGAACGACATAGGCGGGATTTCAGAGGTCACCCCCGACTACATAAACCCGGAGCACCCGTGGCCGACGCTGGAGAAAATCGAAAGGAGTTTAAACGGAAAACATCTCCTAAGGGAGAGGCTACCCATACATCCGAGGTTTGTGGTTGAGGGCTGGTACAGCGAGGCTCTCGCCCCGCTCATCGAGGCGTATTCGGACGAAGAGGGATACAGATGCTGAAGTCGGAGCTTAGGGAGATGGTGAAAAACCCCTACAGAACGATGGAGGTAGCCAACAGGCTCAGGGAGGAGCTCAAGGGAGATGTTGTGACCTTCGTTGTCAACAGGAACATAAACTTCACCGACATATGCGTCAACTCCTGCCTCTTCTGCTCATACAGCAACAGGAAGAGGTTTTTCCTGAGCGAGGAGGAGATAAGGAGGAAGGTCAGAGAAGCGGTGGAGTACGGATGCACGGAGGTGACGATTCAGGGAGGCCTATTTCCAAATGCGGGTGTGGAGCACTACGTCAGCATCCTGAAGGCCGTCAGAAGGGAGTCAAAAGACATCCACATCCACGCATTCTCGCCGATGGAGGTCGTGCATGCGAGCAGGAATGACGGTGTGGACGTGGAGGACGTGCTCAGGGAGTTCAGAAAAGCAGGACTGAACTCGATGCCCGGCACGGCAGCGGAGATCCTCGTCGATAGAGTCAGAAAGGTGATCTGCCCGGACAAGCTGACGACGGACGAGTGGGTGGAGGTTATCACGACCGCACACAGCCTCGGCATCCCCACAACCGCGACCATGATGTACGGGCACGTGGAGAGCTGGGAGGACAGGATGGAGCACCTCAACCTGATAAGGCAGATTCAGGAGGAGACCGGTGGCTTCACAGAGTTCATACCCCTTCCGTTCATGGACAGGAACAACAGGCTCGGAGAGATGGCCAGATCCCCCAACGGCTTCGAGGATCTGCTCGTTATAGCCGTGGCGAGGATCGTTCTTTACCCGCTCATCGAGAACATACAGGCGTCGTGGGTCAAGATGGGGAGGAAGCTCGCTCAGGCTTCACTCTTCACCGGGGCGAATGATGTTGGTGGAACGCTCATGGAGGAGAACATATCCAAATCGGCCGGAGCAACAAGCGGAGAGTTCATGACGGTTGAGGAGCTCAGGGAGCTCATACTGTCCGCAGGGAGGATTCCGGCTGAGAGGGACACCCTTTACAACCTCAGGAGGGTTTATGAGAACCGAAGCTAAGAGCTTCGCCGCCGGAACTGTTGTGAACGCGCTCGCAACCCTCAAGGGGGTCGCCTTTGGCATTAAGCTCGAAACTCGCGTCGTTTTCAGGGAGGAGAACGATCTAAAGGGGTTCTACGTCCTTCAGGATGGCAGGATGGAGAGGAGCGCCATCGCTGAGAAGCTGATGAGGAACTCCGGAGTGGAGGGGGGAGTTTTTGAGGTTGAGAGCGAGATCCCGAGGAGGAGCGGGCTGGGGAGCAGCAGCGCCTTCATGAACGCCATGGTAATGGCTGCGATGAAGGCCATGGAGATGCCGCTGAACGCGGAGAAGATCTTGAGGATCAATGCGAGGATCAGCCTCGAGAGCGGGATGAGCTACACCGGTGCGTTTGATGACGCCTCCGCATCCCTGCTCGGTGGACTCGTGTTCTCCGACAACTCGAGGATGAGGCTCTACAGGAGGGACGAGCTTGAGGGCGAGGCGGTGATCCTCCTGCCGGAGTGGGAGAGGGGGGAGGTCAACCTGAGGGAGATAAGGCGCGGAAGAGAGGAAGTGGACAGGGCTTTCAGGCTTGCCATGAGGGGGGAGCTGAAGGCCGCGATGTACCTGAACTCCATGCACTACTGCACCAAGCTGAACCTCCCCCTCGAGCCCGTAACCGCGGTGCAGCACCTCGACGTGAACGCCGGGCTTTCTGGTAACGGACCGAGCTACGTCGCGTTCGGGAGAGAGGTTGAGGAGGTCGTGAGGGTCTGGGAGAGCTTCGGGAGAGTCATTGTTAGGGAAATAGCCTCAGAGCCTGCGGAGGAGGTTGAGGTTCCGGACAGCCTTTTCACGTACTTTGAGGTTTAGCTACTCGTACCTCAAGGCCTCGATTGGCTCGAGGTTTGCCGCCCTCCACGCTGGATAGAGGCCGCTTATGACGGCTGTGAAGACGCCAAACAGGAACCCCTCGGCTGCAAACACCGCCGTGGTCGCGGTGAGCATGGCGCCAACGTCCCCGACTATCAGCTTCGTTATCGCGTAACCCCCAGCGATGCTCAGAACCGCGCCGACAACGCTCCCCGCGACGCCAAGGATTGCCGCCTCGAGCAGGAATATTCTGAGTATCACCGACTTTCTCGCCCCTATTGCCCTCATTATCCCTATCTCCTTCGTTCTCTCTATCGTTGACATGAGCATTATGTTCAGGATGCTGACTCCAGCCACAAGCAGGGAGATTCCGGCTATCGCCATCAGGAACATGTTTATCTGGTTGAACACCTCGTCTATCCTCTCGAGGATCGACCGCATCTCGAATATCTCCACCCTCTCGTCCTTCAGGTTCACGGTCGAGGAGACGAACTTCTTGAAGGGCTCTATGTCGTCAATGCTCGCCAGCTTGACTATAACCATCGAGTATTCCGCTGGGATGTCCCTTGACGACACTATGATGACGCCGTTCGGGTTTATGTCGAACCTCGCCCCCTCCCTCTCGAGTATCGCGGAAACCCTGTATATCCTCCCTCCCACCGAGATCTTGCTTCCCACCTTCACCTCAAGCTCCTGAGCGAGAGACCACCCAACCACGCATCTGCCGGACTTCAGCGATATCGTGCCCTTCTCCGCCTTGAACATCTCCCTTACAGCGTCCTCATCCATTCCGTAGACCGTGACTATCCTCTTGCTCCCCCTGAAGAGCACCTCCCCCGCGTCGGTCTTCACCGGGATGATATCTGCAGTGAACGGTGCCTTCCGTATTGTCTCCACAACCTTTTCGTCTATGCTCTTGTACCCTTCCCTCGCGTTCGGAATCAGAATCAGCTCGTTCGCAACGTCTCCAAAACCCTCTATCACGCTCTTCTTCAGATTCTCCCCAAAGATCCCGATGGAGGTTATGGCGGTGACTCCGATTATTATCCCGATCACCGCGAGAGCGCTCCTGACCCTCGCCCTTCCGAGGTTCCTAACTGCCAGCTGCAGATACATCCACTATCCTCCCGTCCCTAAGCCTGACGACCCTGTCAGCATAGCCTTTGAGTGACTCATCGTGGGTGACGAGTATGACCGTCACCCCCTCCTCATTCAGCTTTCGCAGGATCTCCATTATCTGCCTCCCCGTCTTCGAGTCGAGGTTTCCTGTTGGCTCATCGCAGAGCAGAATCTCAGGATCGTTTGCGAGGGCTCTCGCTATCGCGACCCTCTGCTGCTGCCCGCCCGACATCTCGAATGGCTTTCTGTCGGCCACATCCTCAAGCCCCACGAGGCTCAGCAGCTTCTCGGCTTTCCTCTTCCTCTCCGCAGCAGGAGTCCCCCGGAAGATCATGGGGAGCTCAATGTTCTCCTCCGCGGAGAGGGTGGGGATCAGGTTGAACTGCTGGAATATAAATCCGATCGTCTCCCTCCTCAGGTCGGTGAGCTCGTTGTCGCTAAGCCCCGAAACGGCTACCCCGTTTATGTAGATCTCCCCCTCCGTGGGCTTGTCCAGGCAGCCGATCAGGTTAAGCATCGTGGACTTGCCGCTCCCGGAGGGGCCCATCACAGCGAGGAACTCCCCTTTCTCCACCTCGAGGTTTATCCGGTCTAATGCCCTCACCTCGTAGTACTTCGTCCGGTAAACCTTGCTGACGTTCTCAAAGACCACGACCGTCATCTTCTTCTCAGAGCGT
Coding sequences within it:
- a CDS encoding CBS domain-containing protein encodes the protein MTADIPVKEIMTREVCTVSKEDSVLNASRKMIEYGVGSVVVVEDSKPIGIVTERDIIVKVVSRNRVPAEVTVEEVMNYPLITVTPETSAREAGMIMLRKGIRRLPVVNGDALVGIVTDTDLLSYSIDLGEYMGLIREETYVREEVEVGKCEKCGRIAELIDADGMKVCEDCYETI
- a CDS encoding RNA ligase; translation: MFVSEALGLSRHAGRKLEEKNILRRAFIPHPFFSDVIEALRFDRKFGEIEEGSLVAKTVNGVRVVRGFPKIRRALTLKPTIRKHFEKEVAVEEKMNGYNVRIARFGKNLYAMTRRGYICPYTTEKARELVNPDFFKDHPNLVLCCEAVGEESPFVPKSLYGIERLDFFVFDIREERTNTPLSIEEKIRLCEEYGLKYAPLLGVFDVRTAHEEVREIIERLGREGREGVVMKDPEMRLEPLKYTTSETNAGDLRYAFRYFNDYGKDFMFSRIVREGFQSFEFNESEEEFRERCLRLGMAILEPMVRSIREVAEGGKVVERVRLRFREFEVMNLFLEHMRSTGVDFEVADIRKDGGEIVIWIERIMRSTTDKIRNHLEGNPW
- the cofG gene encoding 7,8-didemethyl-8-hydroxy-5-deazariboflavin synthase subunit CofG, with amino-acid sequence MIVTYSRNVFIPLTRVCRNKCYYCGFRKDDGLVMEADEVEALLRAAKNSTEALFTFGEGADEFSHVREWLKERGFRDLTDFVVFLNRLAVRHGLLPHTNAGVISREEMRRLKDWNASMGLMLEQAVELECHAESPGKKPEERIRVIREAGRLEIPFTTGILVGIGESREDRLYSLEVIADLADNYGHIQEVIVQNFSPKKGTRMESWPQPSIEDMIDAVRYARRVLPDDVAVQIPPNLVEDITPFVDAGANDIGGISEVTPDYINPEHPWPTLEKIERSLNGKHLLRERLPIHPRFVVEGWYSEALAPLIEAYSDEEGYRC
- a CDS encoding COG2426 family protein, producing MEWIDVLVISMLPISELRGAIPYAAIKGLPPAEAYVVSVIGNFLPVPFILFVLHRVEGLIRRIPLIGRLYEYALSLAEKRRGAVERYGYPGLTLFVAIPLPVTGAWTGSLIAFLLGLNGRKAMLFILLGIMVAGVIVLSTAYGIKFIIFS
- a CDS encoding DUF1464 family protein, whose amino-acid sequence is MVSVGIDAGTKSYGVFVLEEGEHYEFSSSKVKESPEDFVEFLQSLDFDVAAGLSGYGLPVKRLYEISEKEFALMTLNFDREQSLGMRRVIELLREKRLNIHTIPAVIHLPTVPDCRKVNRIDMGTYDKVCSVAYVLHEFGVDETFILAELGYGFNAFIAVEEGRIVDGIGGTSGFPGYSSISAIDGELAYLMGRITKDVIFSGGLKSYFEARGKDFDADVFAEWVMKGIRALTAVVDAKKVYLSGRFAGAVAERVGEHFEVVDLSHAGGKVSAIGAAVIANGYAGKEGREVVERLELMRASGTVLDHLTPDVRKRIRFDHNF
- the cofH gene encoding 5-amino-6-(D-ribitylamino)uracil--L-tyrosine 4-hydroxyphenyl transferase CofH translates to MLKSELREMVKNPYRTMEVANRLREELKGDVVTFVVNRNINFTDICVNSCLFCSYSNRKRFFLSEEEIRRKVREAVEYGCTEVTIQGGLFPNAGVEHYVSILKAVRRESKDIHIHAFSPMEVVHASRNDGVDVEDVLREFRKAGLNSMPGTAAEILVDRVRKVICPDKLTTDEWVEVITTAHSLGIPTTATMMYGHVESWEDRMEHLNLIRQIQEETGGFTEFIPLPFMDRNNRLGEMARSPNGFEDLLVIAVARIVLYPLIENIQASWVKMGRKLAQASLFTGANDVGGTLMEENISKSAGATSGEFMTVEELRELILSAGRIPAERDTLYNLRRVYENRS
- a CDS encoding ABC transporter permease, which gives rise to MYLQLAVRNLGRARVRSALAVIGIIIGVTAITSIGIFGENLKKSVIEGFGDVANELILIPNAREGYKSIDEKVVETIRKAPFTADIIPVKTDAGEVLFRGSKRIVTVYGMDEDAVREMFKAEKGTISLKSGRCVVGWSLAQELEVKVGSKISVGGRIYRVSAILEREGARFDINPNGVIIVSSRDIPAEYSMVIVKLASIDDIEPFKKFVSSTVNLKDERVEIFEMRSILERIDEVFNQINMFLMAIAGISLLVAGVSILNIMLMSTIERTKEIGIMRAIGARKSVILRIFLLEAAILGVAGSVVGAVLSIAGGYAITKLIVGDVGAMLTATTAVFAAEGFLFGVFTAVISGLYPAWRAANLEPIEALRYE
- a CDS encoding ketopantoate reductase family protein, which translates into the protein MKIQIMGAGALGSLFGALLLKAGFDVVFVARGEQLKALQSRGLEVSGLMEEHFDVTAVSEPVDADLVFLTVKAYDTENAARQLEKVRFRAICSLQNGVGNEDILARHFDNVVGGVTTYGANLREPGHVIYAGEGMTLLGNFKGSGAEDFELVLREAGVNVEVVEDIERRIWEKACINAVINPITAVCRVRNGKIVEVPELWDVARRIAGECREVMSRMGYDVDVERAAKDVAVRTSMNRSSMLQDIEKGRRTEIEFINGAFVRKAREFGIDATYNEIMVKLVRGIELGVD
- a CDS encoding CBS domain-containing protein — translated: MVKNSRFGSVMDLASTNVITIPPTSTIMTSMKTMVKYSFRRVPIADAGTKRLEGIVTSMDILDFLGGGDRHRLVKDKYMGNLIAAVNEEVREIMEKNVMSVHYSSSWEDALELMLQHNVGGAPIVDDEDSIVGIITERDIMVFLASRARYDGRVKDFMTRGVITAEPETSIEDAIKLMVSKRFRRLPVVKDGILLGLLTSSTLVHYFSGEAFKKLITGNAEDVLSQPITTILNNEKVLKYREPLVVHPEDSVTDVVRKMIEKNQAAALVVKDTLEGIITERDLMKFLCTVKC
- a CDS encoding ABC transporter ATP-binding protein, producing MTVVVFENVSKVYRTKYYEVRALDRINLEVEKGEFLAVMGPSGSGKSTMLNLIGCLDKPTEGEIYINGVAVSGLSDNELTDLRRETIGFIFQQFNLIPTLSAEENIELPMIFRGTPAAERKRKAEKLLSLVGLEDVADRKPFEMSGGQQQRVAIARALANDPEILLCDEPTGNLDSKTGRQIMEILRKLNEEGVTVILVTHDESLKGYADRVVRLRDGRIVDVSAAGS
- a CDS encoding shikimate kinase, which translates into the protein MRTEAKSFAAGTVVNALATLKGVAFGIKLETRVVFREENDLKGFYVLQDGRMERSAIAEKLMRNSGVEGGVFEVESEIPRRSGLGSSSAFMNAMVMAAMKAMEMPLNAEKILRINARISLESGMSYTGAFDDASASLLGGLVFSDNSRMRLYRRDELEGEAVILLPEWERGEVNLREIRRGREEVDRAFRLAMRGELKAAMYLNSMHYCTKLNLPLEPVTAVQHLDVNAGLSGNGPSYVAFGREVEEVVRVWESFGRVIVREIASEPAEEVEVPDSLFTYFEV